In the genome of Campylobacter showae CSUNSWCD, the window ACTACTGAAAGCGAATACGAGGAAAGCCTAAAAAACGTAATACTTTTAGATAAGCTAAGACATGCTATAAATTTACCCGCAAACGCTCAAGATATAGATATGCTAACGGCTAGCTTTTTGATGCAGGATAAAATCTCCATGAAAGTCGTAGAGGCTAGCGCAGACGAAATAAAAATAGATGAAGATGCAGTCAAAAAACTCTGGGAAGAACACAAGAACGAATACAAAACCATGACCGAATTTAAGCTTGATACCAAATTTATCCCGGCTATATCAAGCGATGCAAATACTAACGAGCTAACAGAATTTTACAACGAAAACAAAAACGAATACAAAGGTAGCGACGACAAGATAAAAGAATTTGAGGCTGTTAAAGATGAAGTACTAAAAGACTACAATCTCAAACAAACTAAAAAAGTCGCCCTTGAAGAGTATCTAAAAATCAAGAAAGACGAGAAGCAAGCGGACGTATCGATAGCTACATTTGAAGATAATGCAAGCTTGCCGATGGATGAGCTAAAACTAGCAAAAAAAGGCGATACCCTAAAGCCGTTTGAATACGAAGACGGCTATATGATAGTAAAGGTAAAAGAGATCGTAGCTCCGAGAGTAATGAGCTTTAATGAGGCAAAAGATCAAATTTTAGAACTTTACAAAGAACAAAAAACAAGAGAAATCGTAGAAGCAAAAGCAAAAGAGTTGCTTGAAAAAGGATTTCAAGGTACCGATATAGGATTTGTTAGTAGAGATACCGTGAAGGCCGAAGGTGGGTTAAGCGAGGGCGAGTTTAATATATTCGTCAATCGCCTTTTTGAAAAAAGCAATAAAAAGGGCTACGTAGTACTCGGCAATAAAGCAGTAGTTTATGAGATAATAGAGCAAAAACTAACAAATACCGACAAAGATAAAGAATACAAAGAAATAATAACACAAAATGTGGGCTACTTGAAAAATAACGAGCTTATTAGAGATTTAACAACCGCACTAACCAAGCGCTATCAAGTAACATATTTCTACACAAAAAAACAATAAGAAGGCATTTATTTTGAGTACTAAAATTTTAGGCATTGACGTAGGTTCTGTTCAAATTTGCGCCGTAATAGGACAACATGATGAAACAGGACTAAAAATAATCGGCATAGGAACCTCAAAAACTCAAGGTATAAAAAAGGGCGTAATAACCAATATTGAACTCGCATCAAAATCAATAAAAAGTGCTTTAATCGATGCTCAAAGAGTAGCAGGTACAAGATATGAAAAAGTAGTCGTTTCAATTTCTGGAGCCTATACAAAAAGCGTTGACAGTAACGGTGTGGTAAATGTTCCCACGTATGAAATAGGCATAAAAGAGATACAACGCTCGATGTCCGAGTCTGAGCGAAGGGCGCAAATCCACAGCGATTATGAAAAACTGCATATACTTCCTTATAATTTTAAAGTAGACGACCAAGAGCATATAGAAGATCCTTTGGGCATGAACGGAAGCAGGCTTGAAGTGCAAACACATATCATAATGGCGCAAAAATCATCTCTTAGTAACCTAAGAAAAGCGTTAAATTTAGCAGGAGTCGAACCTGATAATATTGTACTTTCCAGCTACGCTTCAGCTATCGCGACACTAAATCAAGACGAAAAAGATTTAGGCGTAGCTTTTATAGATATGGGCGGTGCAACTTGCAATATGATAATTCATTCTGGAAATTCGATAAGATATAACGAATTTTTAGGCATAGGTTCGTCAAATATAACCAATGATCTATCAGCAGCGCTTCATACGCCTATTTTAAAAGCTGAAGATATAAAATTAAATTACGGAATTTTGCTAAATAATGCCAACGAACTAGTTGAGATCCCGCCTATTAACGAAGATGGCAAGGTGCAGGAAGTATCTCTTGATGTTATTTCAAACGTCATATATGCAAGAGCCGAAGAGACACTAATGATACTTGCAAAAATGCTCGAGGATAGCGGATACAAAAACTCAATAGCCGCAGGCGTAGTTCTTACGGGCGGCATGACTAAGCTTGAAGGCATCAGAGAGCTTGCTGTAGCAGTATTTGACAATATGCCGGTGCGAATAGCAAGACCAAAGGAAATGGAAGGGCTATATGAAATTTTAAGAGATCCGGCAAATTCTTGTGCGATCGGACTTTGTATGTACGGTGCAGGCTACTTTACGCCTTATGAAATCGACTCTGAAAAGAAAATGCGATATAAAGACGAGATTGTAGTAAAAAATAAGATTTTAAAAGATATAGTCTACGACAATGGAGTAAAAATCGAAGATAAAAAAAATATCGAAGAAGTCGATAATAAAATCTTTAGGGGAAGCACTCTAGATGATAACTATATAGATGATTTAAGAATCGATGATGACAGAACTTTGCAAGACGAACTAAATGAAGATTTAAACAAAAAAGAAAAAAAACCAAATATTTTTTCTGTGATTTGGAATAAAATAACACAACTATTTTAAAAGGAGATTGGATCAACTATGGGTAACTTTATGGTAGA includes:
- a CDS encoding peptidylprolyl isomerase, which translates into the protein MITWMQKHRKYLVVTIWISTIAFVGAGFVGWGAYDLNASRASSVAKVGHRNISIQEFQSKYGQLHAYYSQLFDGQLSDEQAKELGIENLALEALVNETMLLNFADDLGLGVNDEDIVKYIIADQNFHSNGKFDKELYKNTLKRARTTESEYEESLKNVILLDKLRHAINLPANAQDIDMLTASFLMQDKISMKVVEASADEIKIDEDAVKKLWEEHKNEYKTMTEFKLDTKFIPAISSDANTNELTEFYNENKNEYKGSDDKIKEFEAVKDEVLKDYNLKQTKKVALEEYLKIKKDEKQADVSIATFEDNASLPMDELKLAKKGDTLKPFEYEDGYMIVKVKEIVAPRVMSFNEAKDQILELYKEQKTREIVEAKAKELLEKGFQGTDIGFVSRDTVKAEGGLSEGEFNIFVNRLFEKSNKKGYVVLGNKAVVYEIIEQKLTNTDKDKEYKEIITQNVGYLKNNELIRDLTTALTKRYQVTYFYTKKQ
- the ftsA gene encoding cell division protein FtsA, which gives rise to MSTKILGIDVGSVQICAVIGQHDETGLKIIGIGTSKTQGIKKGVITNIELASKSIKSALIDAQRVAGTRYEKVVVSISGAYTKSVDSNGVVNVPTYEIGIKEIQRSMSESERRAQIHSDYEKLHILPYNFKVDDQEHIEDPLGMNGSRLEVQTHIIMAQKSSLSNLRKALNLAGVEPDNIVLSSYASAIATLNQDEKDLGVAFIDMGGATCNMIIHSGNSIRYNEFLGIGSSNITNDLSAALHTPILKAEDIKLNYGILLNNANELVEIPPINEDGKVQEVSLDVISNVIYARAEETLMILAKMLEDSGYKNSIAAGVVLTGGMTKLEGIRELAVAVFDNMPVRIARPKEMEGLYEILRDPANSCAIGLCMYGAGYFTPYEIDSEKKMRYKDEIVVKNKILKDIVYDNGVKIEDKKNIEEVDNKIFRGSTLDDNYIDDLRIDDDRTLQDELNEDLNKKEKKPNIFSVIWNKITQLF